A genome region from Macaca nemestrina isolate mMacNem1 chromosome 20, mMacNem.hap1, whole genome shotgun sequence includes the following:
- the LOC105495452 gene encoding zinc finger protein 345 translates to MENLTKHSIECSSFRGDWECKSQFERKQGSQEGHFSEMIFTPEDMPTFSIQHQRIHTDEKLLECKECGKDFSFVSVLIRHQRIHTGEKPYECKECGKAFGSGANLAYHQRIHTGEKPFECKECGKAFGSGSNLTHHQRIHTGEKPYECKECGKAFSFGSGLIRHQIIHSGEKPYECKECGKSFSFESALTRHHRIHTGEKPYECIDCGKAFGSGSNLTQHRRIHTGEKPYECKACGMAFSSGSALTRHQRIHTGEKPYICNECGKAFSFGSALTRHQRIHTGEKPYVCKECGKAFNSGSDLTQHQRIHTGEKPYECKECEKAFRSGSKLIQHQRMHTGEKPYECKECGKTFSSGSDLTQHYRIHTGEKPYECKECGKAFGSGSKLIQHQLIHTGERPYECKECRKSFNSGSALNRHQRIHTGEKPYECGECGKAFCSGSSLTQHQRIHTGEKPYECKNCGKAYGRGSEFQQHKKSHNGKKLCELETMN, encoded by the coding sequence ATGGAAAACCTTACAAAACACAGCATTGAGTGTTCAAGTTTCAGAGGTGATTGGGAATGTAAAAGCCAGTTTGAGAGAAAACAGGGATCTCAGGAAGGACATTTCAGTGAAATGATATTTACTCCTGAAGACATGCCCACTTTCAGTATCcagcatcagagaattcatactgaTGAGAAACTCcttgaatgtaaggaatgtgggaaggaTTTTAGTTTTGTATCGGTCCTTATTCGACATCAGCGaattcatactggtgagaaacctTATGAATGCAAAGAATGTGGCAAGGCCTTTGGTAGTGGTGCAAACCTTGCTTACCATCAAAGAATTCACACTGGTGAGAAGCCTTttgaatgtaaagaatgtgggaaggcctttGGTAGTGGCTCAAACCTTACTCaccatcagagaattcatactggtgagaaaccctatgaatgtaaggaatgtgggaaagcctttagtTTTGGGTCAGGCCTTATTCGACATCAGATCATTCACAGTGGTGAAAAGCCTTATGagtgtaaggaatgtgggaagtcCTTTAGTTTTGAATCAGCCCTTACTCGGCATCACAGAATTCACACAGGtgagaaaccttatgaatgtaTAGATTGTGGTAAAGCCTTTGGCAGTGGTTCAAACCTTACTCAACATCGGCGGattcatactggtgagaaacctTATGAGTGCAAAGCATGTGGAATGGCCTTTAGCAGTGGTTCAGCCCTTACTCggcatcagagaattcataccgGTGAGAAACCATACatatgtaatgaatgtgggaaggcctttagTTTTGGATCAGCCCTTACAcgacatcagagaattcatactggcGAGAAACCTTATgtatgtaaggaatgtgggaaggctTTTAATAGTGGCTCAGATCTCACtcaacatcagagaattcacactggtgagaaaccctatgaGTGTAAAGAGTGTGAGAAAGCCTTTAGAAGTGGTTCAAAACTTATTCAGCATCAAAGAATGCATACTGGTGAGAAACCTtacgaatgtaaggaatgtgggaagacCTTTAGTAGTGGTTCAGACCTTACTCAACATTACAGaattcatactggtgagaaaccctatgaatgtaaggaatgtgggaaggcctttGGTAGTGGCTCAAAACTTATCCAACACCAGTTAATCCATACTGGTGAaagaccctatgaatgtaaagaaTGTAGAAAGTCCTTTAATAGTGGTTCAGCTCTTAATCGGCACCAGAGAATAcacactggtgagaaaccctatgaatgtggGGAGTGTGGGAAAGCTTTTTGTAGTGGCTCAAGCCTTACTcagcatcagagaattcatacaggtgagaaaccttatgaatgtaaGAACTGTGGGAAGGCTTATGGGAGGGGTTCAGAGTTTCAGCAACATAAGAAAAGTCATAATGGTAAGAAACTCTGTGAATTGGAGACTATGAATTGA